The genomic interval CTACGCCCTCGTCACCGACCTCGGCATGACGCCACTCGTCGAGACCCACTCGCGCGAAGAGCTCGACCGGGCATCCGACCTCGGCGCGCGCCTCATCGGCGTGAACGCGCGGAACCTGTCGACCTTCGAGCTCGACAAGGACCTGTTCGGCTCGCTGGCGGAGCACTTCCCGGCGGATGCCGTGAAGATCGCCGAGTCCGCCGTGCTCGCGCCCGCCGACGTCGCGCACTACCGCGCCGCCGGCGCCGACGTCGTCCTCGTCGGCGAAGCGCTCGTCACGAGCGACCCGGTGACCACTTTGCACGCATTTCTGGAGGCGGGACGATGCGACCTACTGAACGAGCGGAGCGCGTCGAAATGACCGGACTGCGCGATCAGCACGGCCCCTTCTTCGGCGATTTCGGCGGGCGGTACATGCCGGAGTCCCTCATCGCCGCGATCGACGAACTGACCGCGGAGTACGAGGCCGCGAAGGCCGACCCGGCGTTCCAGGCCGAGTTCGAGAGCCTGCTGCACTCGTACGCCGGGCGCCCCTCGGCGCTCACCGAGGTGCCGCGATTCGCCGAGCACGCCGGTGGCGCGCGCGTCTTCCTCAAGCGTGAGGACCTCAATCACACCGGATCGCACAAGATCAACAACGTGATCGGCCAGGCCCTCCTCACGAAGCGCCTCGGCAAGACGCGCGTCATCGCGGAGACCGGCGCCGGCCAGCACGGCGTCGCCACGGCGACCGCCGCGGCACTGTTCGGCTTCGACTGCACGATCTACATGGGCGAGGTCGACACGGAGCGCCAGGCGCTCAACGTCGCCCGCATGCGGCTGCTCGGCGCCGAGGTGGTGCCCGTCACGAGCGGCTCGCGGACGCTGAAGGACGCGATCAACGAGGCGTACCGCGACTGGGTCGCGTCGGTCGAGACGACGAACTACATCTTCGGCACCGCGGCCGGCCCCCACCCGTTCCCTGCGATGGTCCGCGACTTCCAGAAGATCATCTCCGAAGAGGCGCGCGCGCAGCTGCTCGAGGAGACCGGGCGCCTGCCCGACGCGGTCGTCGCGTGCGTCGGCGGCGGGTCGAACGCGATCGGCATGTTCGACGCGTTCCTCGACGACGAGGGCGTGGCCCTCTACGGCGTGGAGGCGGCGGGCGACGGTGTCGACACCGACAAGCACGCGGCATCCATCGAACGCGGCCGCCCCGGCGTGCTGCACGGCGCGAAGACGTACGTGCTGCAGGACGAGGACGGCCAGACCGTCGAGTCGCATTCCATCTCTGCGGGCCTGGACTATCCGGGCGTCGGCCCCGAGCACGCGTGGCTCGCCGACATCGGCCGCGCGTCCTACATTCCGGCGACGGATGCCGAGGCGATGGACGCCCTGCGCCTGCTGAGCCGCACCGAGGGCATCATCCCCGCGATCGAGTCGGCGCACGCGCTCGCGGGCGCGTTGCGCCTCGGCCGCGAGCTCGGCCCCGACGCGATCATCGCGGTGAGTCTGTCGGGCCGAGGCGACAAGGACATGGACACCGCCGCGACGTGGTTCGGGCTCTATGACAAGGGGGAGCGTCCGGTGCAGACGCCGCCCGATGATGAGGCTGCCTCGGGCGAAGGGATCGAGCTGTGAGCCGGGTCGCTGCCGCCATCGACGCCGCGAAGGCCGCCGGCCGCGGCGCGTTCGTCGGCTACCTGCCTATCGGGTACCCCGACCTGCAGACGAGCATCGACGCGGCGGTGGCCCTCGCTGAGGCCGGCGCCGACATCCTCGAGCTCGGCCCGCCGTATTCCGATCCGGTTATGGACGGTGCGGTCATCCAGGAGGCGACGCAGGCCGCCCTCGCGGCCGGCTTCCGGCTGCGCGACACGTTCACCGCGGTGCGCGCGATCGCGGCGCGGGTCGACGTGCCGATCCTCGTGATGACGTACTGGAACCCTGTGATGCAGTACGGGGTCGATCGGTTCGCCGACGACCTCCTCGCCGCCGGGGGAGCGGGCCTGATCACGCCCGACATCACTCCGGATGCCGCGGCCGACTGGATCGCCGCATCCGAGCGCACCGGCCTCGACCGGGTGTTCCTCGCCGCGCCCACGTCGACCGACGAGCGCCTGCAGATGATCGCGGCGAGCTCGACCGGCTTCGTCTACACGGTGTCGACCATGGGCATCACCGGTGAGCGCGCCGAGTTGGATGCCGCGGCCCGCACCCTCGTCGCCCGCCTGCGCGCGCACGGGGTCGAGCACGCCTGTGTCGGCATCGGCATCTCGACGCCCGATCAGGTGGCGGGCGTGCTGGAGTACGCCGACGGCGCGATCGTCGGCACCGCGCTCGTCCGCGCCCTGCGCGACGGCGGGGTGGAGGCGCTGGCCGCCGAGGCACGCGCGCTCACCGCCGGCAGGCGCCGGAACGGACGGGGCGGCGCGGCGAAGTAGACTGCCCCTCGTGCTTTCTCCCGCCGTGAACGTCGTCGCCAGCATCCCGAGCCCGCCCATCAACGGCTTCAGCCTGTGGCCCGGGGGGCCGTTCATCCACTTCTACGCCCTGTGCATCCTCGCCGGCATCGTCGTGGCGGCGCTGATCACCAACCACCGCCTGACCAAGCGCGGCGCGGAGCCGTGGGTCGTCATCGACATCTGCCTGCTGGCGGTGCCCCTGGCCATCATCGGCGCGCGCATCTTCCACGTCGTCACCCACTGGGGCTTCTACTTCGGCGAGGGCAAGAACATCTGGGCGATCTTCTACATCTGGGAGGGCGGCATCGCGATCTTCGGCGCCCTCATCGGCGGTGCGATCGGCGCGTGGCTCGGCTGCAAGTGGACCGGCATCCGCTTCTGGAGCTTCGCCGACGCCCTCGCGCCGGGTCTCCTTCTCGCCCAGGCGATGGGACGGTTCGGCAACTGGTTCAACCAGGAGCTGTACGGCCTTCCGACTGACCTCCCCTGGGGCCTTCAGATCGACTACCCGAACGCGGCATGGCCCGAAGGCCTCCCCCCGGGGACGCTGTTCCACCCGACGTTCCTCTACGAAGCCATCTGGAACAGCCTCGGCGTGCTGTTCCTGCTGTGGGCCGGCACCCGCTTCCGCCTGCAGTGGGGGCGCCTGTTCGCCCTGTACCTCATCTGGTACAGCGCCGGCCGCATCGTGTGGGAGTCGATCCGCATCGACCCGAGCGAAGTGTTCTTCGGACTGCGCACCAACGTGTGGGCCGCGATCGCCGGCGTCGTCGTGGGGCTCGTGATCTTCATCGTCCAGACCCGCCGTCACCCCGGCCTCGAGCCCTCGCCGTACATGCGCGGTCGCGAGTGGACGCCCGACGGGGCTGTACAATCACAGGACACCGACGAGTTCGTGGACGTGAGCGCACCCCCGACGCGCGAACCCGTCGCGGACGATGCCACAAGCACAGTCGCCTCGAACTAACCGACAGCACATCCCCTGCGGACTTCACTCACCGCGATATCACCGGGCCGACGTCGTCCCAGATCAGCTTGACCATGAGGACGGTAGCAATGGCCTCGATCGACCGAGCCCTCGCCGGCTTTCCCGCGAAGCAGGGCATGTACAACCCCGCCTTCGAGAAGGACGCCTGCGGCCTTGCGATGGTGGCGACCCTGCGCGGCGAGCCCGGGCATGACATCGTCGAGCTCGCTCTGACGGCGCTGCGCAACCTCGAGCACCGCGGTGCGATCGGGTCGGATGCCGGTACGGGTGACGGCGCCGGCATCCTCACGCAGATGCCCGACGCGTTCTTGCGCGCCGTCGTCGACTTCGACCTGCCGCCGGTGGGGGAGTACGCCGCCGGCATGGCCTTCCTGCCGCTGGACGACGAGGCCCGCGCCGAGATCAAGGCCGGCGTCGAGCGCATCGCCGCCGCCGAGGGCCTGACGGTGCTCGGCTGGCGCGAGGTGCCCACCGAGGACCAGCACCTCGGCAAGCTCGCCTTCGAGGCGCGCCCGCACTTCGAGCAGCTGTTCGTCTCGCGTCCCGCCGTCGGCGACGCGCCCGCCCTGAGCGGCATCGAGCTGGACCGTCGCGTGTACCGCCTGCGCAAGCGCGCCCGCCGCGAGCACGACGCCTACTTCGTGTCGCTCAGCTCGCGCACCCTGGGCTACAAGGGCATGGTCACCACCCTGCAGCTCGAGCCCTTCTACCCCGACCTGCAGGACGAGCGCTTCCAGAGCGAGCTGGCCGTCGTGCACTCCCGCTACTCCACCAACACCTTCCCGTCGTGGCCGCTCGCGCAGCCGCTGCGCATGCTCGCCCACAACGGTGAGATCAACACGGTGGGCGCGAACCGCAACTGGATGCGCGCGCGCCAGTCGCAGCTGGAATCCCAGCTCGTGGGCGACATCCGCCCGCTGCTGCCGATCTGCACCGAGGGCGCGAGCGACTCGGCATCCTTCGACGAGGTGCTGGAGCTGCTCACCCTCACCGGGCGCAGCCTGCCGCACGCGATCATGATGATGGTGCCGGAGGCCTACGAGAAGCAGGCCGACATCGCACCGGACCTGCGCGCGTTCTACGAGTACCACTCCATGCAGATGGAACCGTGGGACGGCCCGGCCGCCCTCATCTTCACCGACGGCACGCTCGTGGGCGCGACGCTCGACCGCAACGGCCTGCGCCCGGGGCGGTGGACGGAGACCACCGACGGCCTCGTCGTCATCGGGTCGGAGACCGGTGTGCTGGACTTCGCGCCCGAGCGCATCAAGCGCCGGGGGCGTCTGCGCCCTGGGCGCATGTTCGTCGTCGACACCGCGCAGCGCCGCATCATCGAGGACGACGAGGTCAAGCGCGAACTCGCCGCCCTGCAGCCGTGGCAGGAATGGCTGGATGCCGGGCGCGTGCGCCTGAAGGACCTGCCCGAGCGCGAGCACATCGTGCACCCGATCGCCTCGATCACCCGCCGTCAGCGCACCTTCGGCTACACCGAGGAGGAGGTGCGGATCCTCCTCACCCCGATGGGGCAGACCGGCGCCGAGCCGCTGGGTGCGATGGGCTCGGACGCGCCGATCGCCGTGCTGAGCGAGCGCCCGCGGTTGCTGTTCGACTACTTCGTCCAGCAGTTCGCCCAGGTGACCAACCCGCCGCTGGACTCCATCCGCGAAGAGGTCGTCACCTCGCTCGCACTGGGTCTCGGCCCCGAGCGCAACCTGCTGGCGTGGGGTCCGGACCACACGCGCACCATCACGCTGGACTTCCCCGTCATCGACAACGACGAGCTGGCGAAGCTCCAGAACATCGACAAGGCGCTGCCCGGCCGCCGGTCGGTCACGATCCGCGGCCTGTACCCGTTCGATCGTGGTGAGGATGCCATGGAGCAGCGGATCGACCAGATCTGCGCCGAAGTGGATCGCG from Microbacterium aurum carries:
- the trpB gene encoding tryptophan synthase subunit beta, giving the protein MTGLRDQHGPFFGDFGGRYMPESLIAAIDELTAEYEAAKADPAFQAEFESLLHSYAGRPSALTEVPRFAEHAGGARVFLKREDLNHTGSHKINNVIGQALLTKRLGKTRVIAETGAGQHGVATATAAALFGFDCTIYMGEVDTERQALNVARMRLLGAEVVPVTSGSRTLKDAINEAYRDWVASVETTNYIFGTAAGPHPFPAMVRDFQKIISEEARAQLLEETGRLPDAVVACVGGGSNAIGMFDAFLDDEGVALYGVEAAGDGVDTDKHAASIERGRPGVLHGAKTYVLQDEDGQTVESHSISAGLDYPGVGPEHAWLADIGRASYIPATDAEAMDALRLLSRTEGIIPAIESAHALAGALRLGRELGPDAIIAVSLSGRGDKDMDTAATWFGLYDKGERPVQTPPDDEAASGEGIEL
- the trpA gene encoding tryptophan synthase subunit alpha, with product MSRVAAAIDAAKAAGRGAFVGYLPIGYPDLQTSIDAAVALAEAGADILELGPPYSDPVMDGAVIQEATQAALAAGFRLRDTFTAVRAIAARVDVPILVMTYWNPVMQYGVDRFADDLLAAGGAGLITPDITPDAAADWIAASERTGLDRVFLAAPTSTDERLQMIAASSTGFVYTVSTMGITGERAELDAAARTLVARLRAHGVEHACVGIGISTPDQVAGVLEYADGAIVGTALVRALRDGGVEALAAEARALTAGRRRNGRGGAAK
- the lgt gene encoding prolipoprotein diacylglyceryl transferase; this translates as MPLVLSPAVNVVASIPSPPINGFSLWPGGPFIHFYALCILAGIVVAALITNHRLTKRGAEPWVVIDICLLAVPLAIIGARIFHVVTHWGFYFGEGKNIWAIFYIWEGGIAIFGALIGGAIGAWLGCKWTGIRFWSFADALAPGLLLAQAMGRFGNWFNQELYGLPTDLPWGLQIDYPNAAWPEGLPPGTLFHPTFLYEAIWNSLGVLFLLWAGTRFRLQWGRLFALYLIWYSAGRIVWESIRIDPSEVFFGLRTNVWAAIAGVVVGLVIFIVQTRRHPGLEPSPYMRGREWTPDGAVQSQDTDEFVDVSAPPTREPVADDATSTVASN